In one Oreochromis aureus strain Israel breed Guangdong linkage group 2, ZZ_aureus, whole genome shotgun sequence genomic region, the following are encoded:
- the hprt1 gene encoding hypoxanthine-guanine phosphoribosyltransferase isoform X1 encodes MATSSSCVVISDEEQGYDLDLFCIPKHYAADLERVYIPHGLILDRTERLAREIMKEMGGHHIVALCVLKGGYKFFADLLDYIKALNRNSDRSIPMTVDFIRLKSYYNDQSTGEIKVIGGDDLSTLTGKNVLIVEDIIDTGKTMKTLLELLKQYNPKMVKVASLLVKRTPRSVGYRPDYVGFEVPDKFVVGYALDYNEYFRDLNHICVISETGKEKYKA; translated from the exons ATGGCGACTTCCAGCTCCTGTGTGGTG ATCAGTGATGAGGAGCAGGGTTATGACTTGGACCTTTTCTGCATACCAAAGCACTATGCCGCTGACCTGGAGAGGGTCTACATCCCACATGGACTCATCTTGGACAG GACAGAGAGGCTGGCCAGAGAGATCATGAAGGAAATGGGTGGACACCACATCGTGGCTCTCTGTGTGCTGAAAGGGGGCTACAAGTTTTTCGCAGACCTGCTCGACTACATCAAGGCTCTGAACAGGAACAGCGACCGCTCCATCCCAATGACGGTCGACTTCATACGCCTCAAGAGCTACTAT AATGACCAGTCGACGGGTGAAATCAAAGTAATCGGTGGAGACGACCTGTCTACTCTGACAGGCAAG AATGTCTTGATTGTGGAG GATATTATTGACACAGGGAAGACGATGAAAACGCTATTGGAGCTCCTCAAACAGTACAATCCTAAAATGGTCAAAGTAGCGAG TTTGCTGGTGAAGAGAACACCAAGAAGTGTTGGCTACCGACCGGACT ATGTAGGATTTGAGGTCCCTGACAAATTTGTGGTGGGTTATGCGCTAGACTACAACGAGTACTTTAGAGATCTAAAC CATATCTGCGTCATTAGTGAAACAGGGAAGGAGAAGTACAAAGCATGA
- the hprt1 gene encoding hypoxanthine-guanine phosphoribosyltransferase isoform X2, with the protein MATSSSCVVISDEEQGYDLDLFCIPKHYAADLERVYIPHGLILDRTERLAREIMKEMGGHHIVALCVLKGGYKFFADLLDYIKALNRNSDRSIPMTVDFIRLKSYYNDQSTGEIKVIGGDDLSTLTGKNVLIVEDIIDTGKTMKTLLELLKQYNPKMVKVASLLVKRTPRSVGYRPDYVGFEVPDKFVVGYALDYNEYFRDLNLVGV; encoded by the exons ATGGCGACTTCCAGCTCCTGTGTGGTG ATCAGTGATGAGGAGCAGGGTTATGACTTGGACCTTTTCTGCATACCAAAGCACTATGCCGCTGACCTGGAGAGGGTCTACATCCCACATGGACTCATCTTGGACAG GACAGAGAGGCTGGCCAGAGAGATCATGAAGGAAATGGGTGGACACCACATCGTGGCTCTCTGTGTGCTGAAAGGGGGCTACAAGTTTTTCGCAGACCTGCTCGACTACATCAAGGCTCTGAACAGGAACAGCGACCGCTCCATCCCAATGACGGTCGACTTCATACGCCTCAAGAGCTACTAT AATGACCAGTCGACGGGTGAAATCAAAGTAATCGGTGGAGACGACCTGTCTACTCTGACAGGCAAG AATGTCTTGATTGTGGAG GATATTATTGACACAGGGAAGACGATGAAAACGCTATTGGAGCTCCTCAAACAGTACAATCCTAAAATGGTCAAAGTAGCGAG TTTGCTGGTGAAGAGAACACCAAGAAGTGTTGGCTACCGACCGGACT ATGTAGGATTTGAGGTCCCTGACAAATTTGTGGTGGGTTATGCGCTAGACTACAACGAGTACTTTAGAGATCTAAAC cTCGTTGGAGTATGa